CGGAATGAAATAGTACATGATGGCGAGGAAGCCGGCGGTGAGGAAGAAGCCGACCGCGTTGTGGCCGTACCACCACTGGAACATGGCATCCTGGATGCCGCCCCAGGCGATGTAGGATTTCGAGCCCAGGAACGACACCGGCAGCGCGGGGTTGTTGCCGAGATGCAGAACCGCGATGGTGACGATGAAGGCGAGATAGAACCAGTTCGCGACGAAGATGTGCGGTTCCTTGCGCTTGAGGATCGTGCCGAGGAAGACCAGCAGATAGGTGACCCAGACGATCGTCAGCCAGAGATCGGCATACCATTCCGGCTCGGCATATTCCTTCGACTGCGTGACCCCGAGCAGATAGCCCGTGCCGGCGATCAGGATGAAGTAGTTGTAGCCGAGCACGACGAACCAGGGCGCGATATCGCCGGCAAGCCGGGCGCGGCACGATTTCTGGACGACGTAGAACGACGTCGCGATCAGCACGTTGCCGCCGAAGGCGAAGATCACGGCCGAAGTGTGCAACGGCCGTAGCCGGCCGAACTGGATCCACTGCAGGTCGAAGTTCAAAGCGGGCCAGGCCAATTGCGAAGCGATGATCAGCCCGACCAGAAATCCCGCGATGCCCCAGAACATCGCCATGAAGGAGGAGAACTTGATGGGGCCCATGTTGTAGTTGGGGCGACCATTGATCTCCGCGGGCGGCAGCGCCGCGGGGCGATCGTAGTAGCGGTTGATGATGAAGAACACCGCGGCCAGGCTCGCCGCTGCGCTCAGCCCGGCATGGAAGGCGAAGGGCGCATCGAGCGCCTTGGCCGAGGCGATCACGCAGAGGAACGCGGTGACTGCGAACACGACAGCCAAGCCGCTTTCACCGATGGTCATTGATTTGGAGATGGAGGGCTGGGGCATCGCGGATTCTCTCTGAAAGAACACGCCGCCAGAAACCACATCCATCCTCGCGGGGAATTGATTGAAATCAAGATAGATGGATTTCTGTTCATGTCGGACCGATGCCGATCGGCACGCGATATCAACCGCTTGGGCATCGCGCTAAGCCCCTCGCGCGGCGCCGGCTCCGGAACATCACGGAGCCCGAAATCGCAGGATTTCCGGATCGATCCTCAGTCGGTCGCCGTCGCCTTCAGCGCCGCGATGACGTCCTCGCGCGCGATGATCCCGACCAGCTTCTGGGCGCCGTCGAGCACGATGATGCTGCGGATGCGGTGCTCGACCATGATCTGGAGAACGCGCGTCAGCCGCGTGTCGGGGCTGACATAGATGAACTCCGGCGTCATGACGTCGCCGACCTTGCGGCTCATCAGGTCATGATAGCGCGGCAGCATCTGGCTCGGCGTGAAGGCAAAGCATTTCAGGATATCGAACTTGGTGACAATGCCGACGACCTGTCCGTCGTCCTCCACGGGGTAGGAATTGAAATCGTCCTGCTCGAACATCTCGCTGAGCGCGAGCAGATTGTGGTCGCGCTGCACCGTCTTGACGTTGCGCGTCATGTAGCCGCTGGCGGTCTGCTCAAGGAATTTGTACACGGCACGTCCTCATCGGTTGGTCAGTACGGCCTGGCCGTCAATGCGAAAGCAGCACGCAGCGCGCGGATTGCGTGACCAGATATTCCGTGACGCCGCCGAGAATCAGCTCGCTGAAGCGGGAATGGCCATAGGCACCGGCGACGATCAGGCCGGCTCCGACATCGCCGGCGATCCTCTCCAATTGCACGGCGGCGGCTTCGTTCCCCGCCTCCACGACCCGCGCCGTCGCCGTGACGCCGTGGCGGGCGAGCCAGGCGGCGACGTCGCTGACACGCTCCGCGACGACCGCACGGTCTTCGTCCGCCTCCGAAATCTCGACGATGGTGATATCCTTCGCCTTGCGCAGCATGGGCAGCGCGTCAGCCACCGCCCGCCGCGCCTCGGGCGTGTCCTTCCAGGCCACGAGCACGCTGCGCAGATCGAGCCAGTCGATCCTGTCGGGCACCACCAGCAGCGGCCGGCCGGCCTGCATCACCAGATCCTTGGGGCTTGCGAGCGCAAAGGAATCGGAGAAGGCCGGGCTCTGTCCGCCGCTGACGACGATGTCGGCACAGCGCGCCTGCGCCGAGACGAATCGTGCGGGGAAGTCCATGGCACTGCGCCATTCCACCCGTCCGCCACGGGCCTTGGTCGCGGCGCGGAATTGCACCTCCAGATCGGCAAGGCGCCTCTTGATGGAGGCTTCTTCCTGATCGATCAGCCGCTGAGCTGCCGCGCCATCCGTGAAATAAAGTGGCGGGGCGAACCGCGCCGCGGCGACCCCGACAATCGCCGCCTCGAATCGTTCGGCAAGCTCGCCGGCGACCTGAAGGCGCGCATCGTTGGGCTGGCCGAGCGCCAGGCTGACCATCACCGTCGCGTATGTCATCGAAGGCCTCCAATACAGTCTATTTGATGAGAATGTAGGCCTGCCTCCATTCCGCGAGATGAGATAGATCAAGAGCGCACCGGCGTGGCTCGTGACCTCAACCGGCTGCCCGGCGACGGAACTTGCCTCTGAGCCGGGCTTGGGCGACATTGCGGCAGCGGTAACGGCGTCTGGGCCACCGCACCAGAAATCAGGAGCATCAGGTGTCGCCGAGTCGCGTAACGCATCCCCAAGATGACGGCCGGGGCGAGCATTTCCGCGTCCGGATCGAGGGATTTGGCGTCGGCACCTGGGATCTCGACCTCAAAACGATGGCATGGGAATGGTCCGCCACGTCCAGGGCCCTGCTCGGCGTCTCACCGGACCAGCCGGAGAGCTACGAGCTCTTCCTGTCCCGTATCGAGCCGAACGATCGCGAGAGGGTCGAGAGTGCGATCCGGCGCGTCTCCGAGCGCGGCGGCGGCCTGGATGTGTCCTTCAGGGTCTCCGGAGCGATAGGCGGGGAAAAATGGATCAGGGCCCGCGCCGGCCTGATCCGCGACGAAACCGGCACCGCCGGTCATCTCAGCGGCATCTTCGTGGACATCGACGAGGAGAAGCACGTCGAGGAAGCGCTGCGCACGCGTGAGACCCACCTCCGCTCCATCCTTCACACCATTCCCGACGCCATGATCGTCATCGACGGTCGCGGCATCATGCAGTTGTTCTCGACGGCGGCCGAGCGCCTGTTCGGCTGGTCCGAGCAGGAGGCGATCGGCCAGAACGTCAGCATCCTGATGCCGGAGCCCGATCGCTCCCGTCATGACGGCTACATCGCCCGCTATCGCTCCACCCACGATCCGCACATCATCGGCATCGGCCGCATCGTCACCGGCAAGCGCCGCGACGGCACGACCTTTCCGATGCACCTGTCGATCGGCGAGATGCAGTCGGGCGGCGAGCCCTATTTCACCGGCTTCGTCCGCGACCTCACCGAGCATCAGCAGACCCAGGCGCGGCTCCACGAATTGCAGTCCGAGCTCGTCCATGTTTCGCGACTGAGCGCGATGGGCGAGATGGCGTCCGCGCTGGCGCACGAGTTGAACCAGCCGCTTGCCGCGATCAGCAACTACATGAAGGGATCGCGGCGGCTGCTCGCCGCCAGCGCCGATCCGAATCGGACGAAGATCGAAAGTGCGCTGGATCGCGCCGCGGAGCAGGCCGTACGCGCAGGCCAGATTATCAGGCGGCTTCGCGATTTCGTCGCACGCGGCGAGTCCGAAAAGCGGGTCGAAAGCCTTTCCAAGCTGATCGAGGAGGCCGGCGCGCTCGGGCTCGCCGGTGCGCGCGAACAGAACGTCCAGCTTCGGTTCAGTCTGGATCAGAATGCCGATCTCGTCCTCGCCGACCGGGTCCAGATCCAGCAGGTCCTGGTCAATCTGTTCCGCAACGCGCTGGAGGCGATGGCGCAGTCGCCGCGGCGGGAGCTCGTCGTCACCAACTCCCGCATCGGTGACGACATGATCGAGATCGAGGTTTCCGACACCGGCTCCGGCTTCCAGGATGACGTCATTCCGAATCTGTTTCAGACCTTCTTCACCACCAAGGAAACCGGCATGGGGGTGGGACTGTCGATCAGCCGCTCGATCATCGAGGCTCATGGCGGACGCATGTGGGCCGAGAGCAATGCATCGGGCGGAGCGACATTCCGCTTCACTCTGCCTGCAGCCGACGAGAGCTGAACCATGACGACCAACGGAATTGTCTACGTTATCGACGACGACGAGGCGATGCGCGATTCGCTGAATTTCCTGCTCGATTCATCGGGATACAGCGTCACCTTGTTCGACGACGCGCAACGCTTCCTCGATGCCCTCCCCGGCCTCGCATTCGGTTGCGTCCTCTCCGACGTGCGCATGCCCGGGATCGACGGGATCGAGCTCCTGAAGCTGATGAAGGCGCAGCACTCTGCGTTTCCGATCTTGATCATGACCGGCCACGGCGACGTGCCGCTCGCGGTCGAGGCGATGAAGCTCGGCGCCGTCGACTTCCTGGAAAAGCCGTTCGAGGACGACCGCCTCCTGACGATGATCGAATCGGCGATCCGGCAGGCCGAGCCGGCCGCCAAGATCGAAGCGATATCGCAGGACATCGCCGCCCGCGTCGCATCGCTCAGCCCGCGCGAGCGCCAGGTCATGGAAGGACTGGTCGCGGGCCTGTCCAACAAGCTGATCGCCCGCGAATACGACATCAGCCCGCGCACCATCGAGGTCTACCGGGCCAATGTCATGACCAAGATGCAGGCCAACAGCCTCTCGGAGCTGGTCCGGCTGGCGATGCGCGCCGGCATGCTGAAGGATTGAGGCAAGTCAAGGCGGCTGCCTCAGCCTGTGCTAGCCAATACCGATGATCGAAGTCGGTTCGTACCCTGCGCGGCTCTCCATGGTGTCATCGGCAAAGCCCACCGTCTACGTGGTCGACGACGATGACGCCGTGCTCGGGTCCCTGCGTTTTCTGCTGGAGACCGACGGCTTTGCCGTACGGACGTTCAGGAACGCCACGGCGCTGCTCAACACGACGAGCCCGTCTGGCGCGGACTGCTACCTGATCGACTACAAGATGCCCGACATCAATGGCATCGAGCTTGCCGGTCGCTTGCACCAGTCGGACCGCGACACGCCGGTGATCCTGATCACCGGCTATCCCGACAAGAACATCTCGGCTCGGGCGAAGGCTGCCGGCGTGAAAGACGTGATTCTGAAGCCGCTTCTCGACGAGAATCTGGTCAAGCGCATCCGTCGCGCCATCCAGAACAGACGCGGAAATTGACCGGGCCTCAGAACGCGCTCCTGTACTGCGAAATCTCGCTGCGCGGACCGTAAATCCACATCGGCTCGCCGCACTCGCTCGGGCCATGATCCGTCATGCAGGCCGCACTCCAGGGGGGAGCCGCGATCTGGCGGCCCGCGATCGGATTTGAATGCGAATGGCCGGCGACGGCGTTGGCTCGAGGCCGTGTCGTCGTTGCCATAGCCAGCGACGGCAGGAGCAACAAGGCGACCAGAACGGGTAAGGCAGATTTGGCTGGCATCGGGCGTCTCCCTTGGCGTGAACGCTTCCGATGACCCGATTTGCGCCGAGGCCCCGTTATTTCCAGGACACCAAACAGTGAGAACAGCGGTATCCTGCCACTGCGGCCGACTACGGGGTTCTACGTAGGTAGCCCCCCTTAAGATATCTCGCGAAATTTTCGAAGCACCCGATACCGCGTAGACAAGCGCCATCACAACGGAGATGGCGCAAATGCTGACGCAGACCCTCAACACCCCGGCGATCAACACCCAAATCGGTGGCAGGATTGCCCCTGTTCATCCCGTCTCCGACCAATTCGGCGCGATCACCGGCCATGTCGGTCTGGTCGCCACCGAGTTCTCCTACCGCAAGGACGAAGAGATCTACGGCGAGGACGAGCCGGCGGAATATGTCTACCAGGTCGTCTCCGGCGCGGTCCGCACCTACAAGCTCCTCTCCGACGGTCGCCGCCAGATCGGCACCTTCCACCTTCCCGGCGACGTGTTCGGCCTCGAATCCGGCGCCAGCCACCGCCTCGCCGCCGAGGCCATCATCGACACCAATGTGCGCTTGGTGAAGCGCGTCAGCCTCGAAAAGGCCGCCGGCATCGACGTGCAGGTCGCCCGCAAGCTCTGGGCCATGACCGCCGGCGAGCTGCGCCACGCCGAAGACCACATGCTGCTCCTGGGCCGCAAGACCGCGATGGAGCGGGTCGCGACCTTCCTGCTCGAAATGGACCGCCGCCTCGCCGTTGCCGGCATGATGGCGCTGCCGATGTGCCGCCGCGACATCGGCGACTATCTCGGCCTCACGCTCGAGACCGTGTCGCGCGCGCTGTCGCAACTCCATGCCCAAGGCATTCTCGGTTTCTCCGGCGCCCGCCAGATCGTGCTGCGCAATCGCCAGCGCCTGCACAATCTCGACGCCTGATCGTTTCGTTCTCCCCCCGCCTAATGGCCGGCTGATCTGGTTCAGCCGGCCATTTCTTTTGCCGCAATGCCGGTGCGTCGGGTCTCCGGCATCACGAACAGGATCAGCAAGAGCCCGGTCGCTGCGATGCCCGCGAGCCCGAAGAAGGCGGTGGCATTGCCGAACTTGTCGCTGACATAACCGCCAAGCGCCGTGCTCAGCGACGCGCCGATGCCGGTCGCCGTGCCGACAATGCCCTGCGCGAGATTGAAATGCCCGCTGCCGAAGGCGACGTCGGCAACGATCAGCGGAATCATCACTGCGAACACCGCCGCGGTGATGCCATCGAACACCTGCACCGCCACCAGCAGATACGGATCGCGCACCGTCGCAAACAGAAGACCACGAATCGCCAGCGCGCCGAATCCGATCAACAGCAAGGGACGCCGTCCCCATGCTTGCGCCTTGCGTCCGACGGTCGGCGACAGCAGCGCCACGATCGCCTGCGGGACAACGATGCAGAAAGCCACCAGCACCGTCGCCCATTGGCTCGACCGCGCCGTTACCGCGCTCGCCATCAACGGCATCATCGAGGCATTGGCGAGCTGCAACAGCAGCACGCTCAGCGCAAAGACGATCAGCGGCCGCTGCCGGATCAGATGCCAGATATTGGTGTCGCCCGGAACGGGCGCTTCGCGCGGCATCTCGCCGTGACAGCGCGCGATGTCCACTTCCTCCTCGCGGATGCGCGACAGCGCGATCAATGTCGGGATCGCCAGCAGGAAGGTGACCAGGAACACCGAACGGCTCGAGAGAAGATAGCCGGCCGTGCCCATCACCGCGGCGGCGACGCCGTTGCCGAGCGAGGCAAAGCGCGCATTGCGGCCGAGCCGCTCGCCGATCTTGAGCGGGCCGACCAGGCCGAGGCTGATCGCCGCGATCGCCGGTCCCAACACGCAGCTCGCCGCCGCATGCAGCGTTGCGGCCGTCACCACCACCGGGAAGATCGGCATCGCCGCATAGGCGAGCGCACAGCCGCCGATGGTCGCGATCGCGAGCGCCGCCACCAATCGCTCCGATTTAGCAGCATCGATGATGGCGCCGCCCGGCATCTGGCCGATCAGGGCGACGATGCCCCCGATCGACAGCACGAAGCCGATCTCGACCTGCGTCCATTTCTGTGTCGTCAGATAGACCGCGATGAAGGGGCCGAAGCCGGTCTGCACGTCGGCGAGGAAGAAGATGAACCAGTCGAGACCGCGCAGGCTCCGTTGCGACGGCGCCGGAATGGCCGCGAGGACGGGTGCGGCGACGTTGTCCTGTTCAACGCGTCCCTCGCGATTTGCACGATCAGGCTTCCTCGACAAGAGCACAGGCGATCAGCCCTCCCCCCTCCTCACTGGATGGCTTGCAGCGGTTGAAGACTGCCGGACGCACCCAACACGACCATCGGCGTGTCTTCCTTGTATTCCGGCGCGGCCGCGACCTGCGCCTTGGTCAATTCGAGCGTGATGCTGTCCTTCTTGCTGGTGATCTTGCCGAAACGAAGCGCGCTCCAGTCCACCACGATCTTGCGGCTGCCGACGCCGAGGAAGCCGCCGAAATCGATCACGGCGGCGCGCACATGGCCGCTGAGATCGACGATGACGTCGACGATATGGCCCATGTCCTCGTCGGCCGCGCTGCGGACGTCGCGGCCGAGCACGCCGTGGGCGTCGCTGGCACCGATGATCGTCACCGACGGCGGCGGCGCGGCGTCCTTCGGCGTGACGGGCACGACCGAGGCCGGCGGTTGCGCCGTTGGCGGCGCGTTCGCTTCGGTCGGGACCGCATTGGCGGACGCGGGCAATTCCTCAGCGGCGCGCGATACGGCAACCGTCAATCCCGCAACGATTGCGACGCTTAAAGCCAACCATCCGGCGGTACGCATGAACTCCTCCTTGCCGCGCGCCGCTAGCGCGCGAGCACGATCGAGACCTGGATCTGGCCGCGGGTGCGCAAAACTTCCAGCGCCACGTCGTGGCCGTGGCGGCTGACGCGCAGGTCCACGCTGGATTCGCCCAGGCGCAGATCGCGCAGGATGATCTCGTTCAAGAACGCCGGCAGGTGCGGATTGCGCAGCCGGATCTCGCAGCGCGCGACGTCGAACTCGATGCCGAGCGCCGCCTCCAGCAGCGTGAACGGCGTTGCGCTGGCCCAGGCTTGCGGCGCGCAAGCGACGGGATAGAGCGTCGGGCCGCGCCGCTTCTCTCGGCGGAAGCCGCAGAACAATTCCGGCAATCGCCTGAGATCCATATAGGTCGCGGCCTCGAACAGTCCCTTGAAGACCTGCGCGACCGAATGCTTGAGCCCGTAATGGGCGAGCCCCAACGCAATCAGTGCGTTGTCGTGCGGCCAGATCGATCCATCGTGATAGGACATCGGATTGTAGCGGACTTCGCCGCGCGCGACGGTACGGATGCCCCAGCCCGAGAAGAAATGCGGGCGCATCAGATCGGCGGCCACCAGCCGGGCGCGGTCCTCACGGATCATGCCGCTGAACAGCACCTGCCCGGCATTCGAGGTGCGGACCTCGCAGCGCCGCTTCTGACCGTCGAGGGCGACCGCATAGGTGCCGAGCTCCTGACACCAGAACGCCTGCTCAAAGCGTTCGGCGAGCGACTTGGCCTCCGCCTCGAGCTTCCTCGCGAGATCGGGTTTGCCGAGCGCCCGTGCACATCGCGCAGCGAGCTGCTTTGCGGCATAGACATAGCCCTGGACTTCGGCGAGCGCGATATTGCCTTCCGCGAGCTTGCCGTCGGCGTGGAAGATGGCGTCGTAGGAGTCCTTCCAGCCTTGATTGGCGAGCCCCTTCTCGGTGGCGCGCTGGTACTCGACGAAGCCGTCTTTATCGGGATCTCCGGGACCGTCGATCCAGGCGAGGCCCGCCTCGATCGCGGGCCACAGCTCGGTCAATGTCGTCTCGTCGCCGGTGCGCTCGAAATAGCGGCCGGCGAGCAGGACGAACAACGCGGTCGAATCCACGCTGCCGTAATATTGCGAGAACGGCACCTCGCGCAGCGCCGCCATCTCGCCGCCGCGCATCTCGTGCAGGATCTTTCCCGGTGCGGCATCGGCGAGCGGGTCGACCGTCTTGGCCTGAAAATGCGCAAGCCGCCGCAGCACGCCCTTCGCCACCCGTGGATCGACCCACAGCATCTGTAGCGCCGTGATCAGGCCGTCACGGCCGAACGTCGTCGAATACCAGGGAATGCCGGCATAGGGATAGCGCCCCTGCGGCGTCTCCGTCATCAGCATGTTGAGGTCGGCCATGGCCTGGCACAGCACCTCGTTGAAGATGTTGTTGGAGGTCTCGATGCTGGCCGCACCGACGGTCGATTGCCGCATCTCGCGACGATGCGCCAGCAAGCCGCGGAAGAAGCGCGCCGGCTTCTCCGCGAGCGGCCGGTTGCAGGACACGGCCACGAACAGCGATTTGGCTTCGTGCGGATCGAGCTCGAGCTGCCAGGTCGCGGCATTGACCGAAAGCCGCGTCGGACGCGGATCGAAATGCAGGCCGGTGGTGCGCTCGGCCTCGTCGAGGCCGCGATAATCGAACAGCACGTCGGTCGGCCCGAGCAGCTTGCTGGTGCCGGTGCCGCGGCGCGGCCGCCGCTCGCCGCGCACTTCGAACAGATCGGCAAAATCATTGTCGAACAGCAGCGTCAGCTCGAAGCTGGCGCGTTGCTCGCCGTGATTCTGCAGCCCGATGCGCTGATAGGCCGTACCGCGCCACAGGAAGATCGTGCGCACGATGTGCAGCAGGTCCTTTTGCAGCACGATGCGGCCCTGGCGATAGATATCGGGGTTGGTGAGATCGACCGTCAATCCCGAATTGTCGTCGCGCAGGTTCGAGCCGAGCAGCAGCGGCTGAAGGTCGTCGAGAACGAGCTCAAGCCGCGCCAGATAGCGCGTGTCGTGGTTGAACAGGCCGTCCGGCCCGCCGGCGGAGGCGCCGATATCGCCATGGCTGTCCAGCACGATGAAGGTGTCGTCGTGCTTGAGCGAGCGGCGGGGCCGCGCCGCGGGTCCCGTCATCGGAATGTAGAACGGCTGCTCGGCGACGGTCTCTATCGTCTGCGAAGACGAGGTCATCCTGGTTGCGGCTTCGGCTGCCATGAGTTGCTCCCCTGCTGCCGGTGTTTCGAACGCGACCAACGCAAACGCAACTGTTGGATTTACGCGGCGAACTTCGCGAGCCGGCTCATTTCCTGCGTCACCAGCTCACGGTACGGTCCATGCCCCTGCATCAGCCGGTCGGGCGCACCGTCCTCGATGATCTTGCCGTTCCTGAGCACGACCACGCGGTCGAAATTGCGCAGCGTTGCGAGGCGATGCGCAATTGCGATCACGGTGCGGCCGCGCATCAGCCGCGACAGCGCCTCGCGGATCGCCTCCTCGGATTCGCTGTCGAGCGCGGCGGTGGCCTCATCCAGCAGCAGGATCGGCGCGTCCTTCACGAAGGCGCGCGCGATCGCGATGCGCTGGCGCTGGCCGCCGGACATTTTGACGCCGCGGTCGCCGACCATGGTGTCGAGGCCGTCGGGCAGGCTATCGATGAAATCGCAGCGCGCCGCGATCGCAGCGCGCAGCACCTCGTCGTCGGTCGCGTTCGGCCGGCCATAGCGGATGTTCTCGCGGATCGAACGATGAAACAGCGAGATGTCCTGCGGCACCACCGAGATGGCCTCGCGCAGGCTCTGCTGCGTGACCATTGAGATGTCCTGGCCATCGACCGTCACGCTGCCCTCGTCGACGTCGTAGAAACGTTGCAGCAGCGTGAACAGGGTGGACTTGCCGCCGCCCGATTGCCCGACGAGGCCGACGCGCTGACCGGGCTGGAGCCGCAAGCTGAAGCGCTCGAAGATCTTCTCGCCGCCCGGATAGCCGAAGGTGACGTTGTTGAACGCGATCGCGGCACCGCTCTTGACCAACGGCTCGGCCTCGGGGTGGTCGCGCAGCTCGTGCGGCACCAGCAGCGTCGCGATCGCCTCGGTCAGGCGCGCGACGTGCTGGGTGACATCGACCAGGGCAACCGCGAGATCGCGGGTCGCGCTCAGGATGGAGATACCGAGAGTGCAGACCAGCACGACGTCGCCGGTGGTCGCCTCGCCCTGCTGCCAGAGCGTGACCGCCCAGGCCATCAAGGCAATCGTCAGGATCACGGTCACGGCGGCATGCAGCAGCCGCAGCTTCTCCAGATAGCGCAGGCTGCGTGCGCGCGCATTGACTTCGCGGTTCACCGTGGCGTCGAAGCGCTCATGCTCATGGCCGATACCGCAGAAGGCGCGAACCAGCGGCATGTTGCTGATGACGTCGATCATCTCGCCATCGACGGCCGCGGCCTTGTCGGCAAACTCGTCATGCAACGGCTTGCCGGCCGCGGCCAGGCGGAACATCGCCGCCACCATGCCGCCGGCGATCACGATCAGGCCCGCGGCCATAGAGGGGCTTACGGTTCCAATCAACCCGATCGCCGCAATTGTGGCAATGCACGGCGGCAACACATTCCAGACGAACATGTTCTCGACCGTGAACACCGCGTTGGATGTCGCCGTGATGCGGCTCGTCAGCATGCCCGGCATCCGGTCCAGGAAGTAACTCGGCGCATGTCCGGTCAGATGACGAAATATGTCACGACGTAAATCGCCCGTGACGCGGACGAAGGTGAAGCTCGCGGTCCAGCTCGCGATCCGCCACAGAAAATTGTCGGCGGCGATCAGCGACATGAGCAGAATGAATGCCAGCCATACGCTGCCACCATGCGAGGTTCCCGCCGACAAAGCGTCGACGAGCGATTTGACGCCGTACTGCGTGCCCACGGAGCAGGCAACCGCTGCGACGACAGCGGACAGAATCACAAGATGCGACGCCAATCGTCGCCGTAGATAGCGCAAGACAAAGGCAAATGGCCTGCGCGCGTATCCAGAAAGATGATCCATGTGACCCCGTCGTGATGATTTCAATTGCGCCGACTGATCGATTGAACAACGACCAGTTCGCCTCGGTTCCCGGGCAATGTCATCACGACATGTGGATGCGGACGATCTGCGAAGCGGAGATGGCAGCATCGAGACACGCGCGCGATGTGTCGAATAAGTAACGATTGTTGAGAGGAACTTCGCAACTGCGGGAACGTTCCCCTG
This genomic interval from Bradyrhizobium guangzhouense contains the following:
- a CDS encoding ABC transporter ATP-binding protein; this translates as MDHLSGYARRPFAFVLRYLRRRLASHLVILSAVVAAVACSVGTQYGVKSLVDALSAGTSHGGSVWLAFILLMSLIAADNFLWRIASWTASFTFVRVTGDLRRDIFRHLTGHAPSYFLDRMPGMLTSRITATSNAVFTVENMFVWNVLPPCIATIAAIGLIGTVSPSMAAGLIVIAGGMVAAMFRLAAAGKPLHDEFADKAAAVDGEMIDVISNMPLVRAFCGIGHEHERFDATVNREVNARARSLRYLEKLRLLHAAVTVILTIALMAWAVTLWQQGEATTGDVVLVCTLGISILSATRDLAVALVDVTQHVARLTEAIATLLVPHELRDHPEAEPLVKSGAAIAFNNVTFGYPGGEKIFERFSLRLQPGQRVGLVGQSGGGKSTLFTLLQRFYDVDEGSVTVDGQDISMVTQQSLREAISVVPQDISLFHRSIRENIRYGRPNATDDEVLRAAIAARCDFIDSLPDGLDTMVGDRGVKMSGGQRQRIAIARAFVKDAPILLLDEATAALDSESEEAIREALSRLMRGRTVIAIAHRLATLRNFDRVVVLRNGKIIEDGAPDRLMQGHGPYRELVTQEMSRLAKFAA
- a CDS encoding amylo-alpha-1,6-glucosidase, with translation MAAEAATRMTSSSQTIETVAEQPFYIPMTGPAARPRRSLKHDDTFIVLDSHGDIGASAGGPDGLFNHDTRYLARLELVLDDLQPLLLGSNLRDDNSGLTVDLTNPDIYRQGRIVLQKDLLHIVRTIFLWRGTAYQRIGLQNHGEQRASFELTLLFDNDFADLFEVRGERRPRRGTGTSKLLGPTDVLFDYRGLDEAERTTGLHFDPRPTRLSVNAATWQLELDPHEAKSLFVAVSCNRPLAEKPARFFRGLLAHRREMRQSTVGAASIETSNNIFNEVLCQAMADLNMLMTETPQGRYPYAGIPWYSTTFGRDGLITALQMLWVDPRVAKGVLRRLAHFQAKTVDPLADAAPGKILHEMRGGEMAALREVPFSQYYGSVDSTALFVLLAGRYFERTGDETTLTELWPAIEAGLAWIDGPGDPDKDGFVEYQRATEKGLANQGWKDSYDAIFHADGKLAEGNIALAEVQGYVYAAKQLAARCARALGKPDLARKLEAEAKSLAERFEQAFWCQELGTYAVALDGQKRRCEVRTSNAGQVLFSGMIREDRARLVAADLMRPHFFSGWGIRTVARGEVRYNPMSYHDGSIWPHDNALIALGLAHYGLKHSVAQVFKGLFEAATYMDLRRLPELFCGFRREKRRGPTLYPVACAPQAWASATPFTLLEAALGIEFDVARCEIRLRNPHLPAFLNEIILRDLRLGESSVDLRVSRHGHDVALEVLRTRGQIQVSIVLAR